The genome window ATTCAGTCACGTAACTTCCGCGCCTTTGAAACCTACGCACTGACCACCCTGGTGTACCTGTGCATGGCGCTGATGATTCGCCAGTTGCTCAACTGGATTGGCCGACGGTTTGTGATGAGGAACAGCCGATGAGTGATTTTTCGTTCTGGGACATCGTGCGCAACCTGGCTGTCGGCCTGCAATGGACCCTGTTGCTGTCGCTGGTGGCCTTTGTCGGCGGTGGCCTGATCGGCTTGCTGGTGATGACGATGCGCATCAGCCGCAAAGCCTTCCCGCGCCATGTCGCGCGCACCTACATTGAACTGTTTCAGGGTACGCCGCTGTTGATGCAGCTGTTTCTGGTGTTTTTCGGCATTGCCCTGCTGGGGGTGGATATCTCGCCCTGGCTGGCAGCGGCGATTGCCCTGACTTTGTTTACCAGTGCCTACCTGGCCGAGATCTGGCGCGGCTGCGTCGAGTCCATCGCCCACGGGCAGTGGGAAGCGTCGGCCAGCCTGGCCCTTAACCCACTTGAACAACTGCGTTACGTGATTCTGCCCCAGGCCCTGCGGATTGCCGTAGCACCTACGGTTGGCTTCTCGGTGCAAGTGGTCAAAGGCACCGCCGTGACCTCGATCATCGGTTTTACCGAACTGACCAAAACCGGCGGCATGCTCGCCAACGCCACCTTCGAGCCCTTTATGGTCTATGGCTTGGTGGCCCTCGGTTACTTCCTGCTCTGCTACCCCTTGTCCCTCAGTGCGCGCTATCTGGAAAGGAGACTGCATGCCTCTGCTTAGAATTTCCGCCCTGCATAAGTATTACGGCGATCACCATGTACTCAAGGGCATCGACCTGACGGTTGAAGAAGGCCAGGTGGTGGCGATCATCGGCCGCAGCGGCTCGGGCAAATCAACCTTGCTGCGTACCCTCAATGGCCTGGAGTCGATCAATGATGGCGTGATCGAGGTCGATGGCGAATACCTCGACGCCGCCCGCGCCGACCTGCGCAGTTTGCGGCAGAAAGTCGGCATGGTGTTCCAGCAGTTCAACTTGTTCCCGCACCTGACCGTGGGCGAAAACGTCATGCTCGCACCACAAGTGGTGCAGAAAGTCCCCAAGGCCAAAGCCGCACAGCTTGCCAGGCAGATGCTTGAGCGAGTCGGGCTGGGCGAGAAGTTCGACGCTTTCCCTGATCGCCTGTCCGGCGGGCAACAGCAGCGCGTCGCCATTGCGCGGGCATTGGCCATGTCGCCCAAAGTGCTGCTGTGCGACGAAATAACCTCCGCCCTGGACCCGGAGTTGGTCAATGAAGTGCTCAGCGTCGTGCGCCAACTGGCCAAGGACGGCATGACCTTGATCATGGTGACCCACGAAATGCGCTTTGCCCGGGAAGTCGGGGACAAACTGGTGTTTATGCACCAAGGCAAGGTGCATGAAGTAGGCGACCCCAAAACACTGTTCGCCAACCCCAAGACACCCGAGTTCGCCAACTTCATTGGTTCGGTGGAACAGCCGGGCTGATCAGTTCGAAACGGCCGTGCCCCTCAAGGTGCGTCTCGTCGCGTACCTCCAAGGCCTCAGCGGGCAGTTCGGTGTCGATATCGACCTGGGCTGTCAGCCGGCGCCCTGCTATCGGTAACCCTGCCGCCCGCGCCACCAAGGTCTGGCCGGGCAGCAATTGCCCGCTGGCAGGCTCGCCGGCCAAGTCGCTCGCCGCCCACTCCACAGCCCGCCCATCCACTTGGGCGTGTTTGAGGCTCAAGCGAAATCGCCCTTGGCGACCCAACACAAACCCCTGCCCATCTGCTGCGACACCAACAAACCGCAATGCCATTGCTGCAGGCTCAGTGCAAAAAACGTTCACGCGCAACCTACGCGTCGCAAGCACCAAGGCGGCCCTTTCAACACGCGCCTCTGTGCGGATGGCGCCATAGTCGATGCGTGGCTGGCTCACCGATAACCGACAGTTGTCGGCCAGGACGTCAGGTGCTGCCAGTACCGTGCAGAGCAACACCAAACGCAGCCTTTCAAACTTAACGGCCATGGCACACCGCCGAGGTCGTTGCATAGAATTTGTCATTGTCTGGTTGGGTCTCAAGATCAATACGCAACACGCAGCTGGAAGAGTCAGGCAATGAAACCCGCAGGCTTTGCGCCTCATCGACGTCGTTGAGGAAAATCATGCCGTCACCCACCACGCTGGTCAGGAAGCGATCACCCTTGCCGAATACCGTGGCGCCTTGAGGCAATGGCCGGCCGTGCTGATCATGCGCGGTAAGCAACATGCGGCGCACGTTCACCACATCGAAATTCACGGCATTGAAGGACCCACGGCCTGCGGTGAGCATCTGGGTGCCGTTTTTCAGGTCGACGCGTTTGGGCAAGGACTGGGTTTGCACCTCGACTCGGCTGTTGGTGTAGGCCGGCAAGCCTGCGATCACCGCTTGCCCGCGGTAGTCCGTCCACACAGGGCCTTGGGGCGTCTCGACTTTTGCCGCGCCGATCTGCCCTACCGAGACGATGCCGAACGTGTCTTGCACGGCATACGGTGAGAACGTCAGGCCACCCGCGTGAGCCACCACGCCGCCCTGCAACTGCCCTGTGTAGCTGGTGCCCAGGGGGTCACGGCTGACACCCAGGCCAACGCGGGTATAACGCGGCAATAGATCCACATTGCCACGCACCGATTGCTCTCGGGCATTGAGGTCGCGCTCGACCCCCACTTCGTAATTCACAGACTCGTTGACCCGCTCGCTAAGCGCTGTGCCAGCAGTGAATCGGTCCCCGCGCCGGCTGGCGTAGCTATTAAGCCGACGATCTCGCCCAAGGGGCACACTGACCTGCAGACGCAAGGACAGGTCATGCTCCACAGCTCTTTCATTTCGCTCGCCGGCAAGCGTGGCATCACGGCCCATCCGCGTACCGCCCACCTGCGAATCCGCAATCAACGCGACATCGGCGTGGCTGAATGACTTGTTCCAGGAGGCAGACACATGCTCGGTCGTTCGGCCGTCAAATTGAGACCCGTGGGTATAGCCCGCAGAAAATACGCCCAGCGTGGGATCGGCCCAGCTCAGGCTTGCCGTGTATTGGTTTTTGAAGCGCGAACCCAATTCATCGGCCGTGTATGAGCGGCCGGCCTCAAGCACCTCACGATACCCCCGGGTTTGGCTGGTTGCGCTGAGGTTGACGTCGATATTGGCGTAGACCGGGCTGCTGACAGACACGCTGCTGCGCGCCCCGGACACTGCACTTTTGCCGTCTCGAGAAAGGTTTTGCCGCGCAGCCACAGAAACTCGCTGAAAAAACACACTGCTCAGGGTGCCACCTGCCGACCAGTATTCATCCGTACTCAACAAGCCAAAGCCCGCAGACGAGTTGCGCCCCAAACCCCAGGTGCCGCTCCCCATGGCGACCACCGGTGACGGCCCCTCTTCACCCGCACTCTTGCGCAGCTTGCCAACCGAGAAATAGTAACCCGGAGCCGCCGGGGCAGCCCCCGCAAACGAGGCCGCCGGCACCACAAAGCTGCGCCTGGCACCCCGCACGTCGATCACGCTGACCTCCAGGTCACTGGTGCCATTGAGCAATGGCAATCCCG of Pseudomonas fluorescens contains these proteins:
- a CDS encoding fimbria/pilus outer membrane usher protein, which translates into the protein MSNPSSQSIAAYFWPCRPTLIIGFATLWSLPVLVSALELGEGFDLASLTAHGIDPKVSDYFRNAARFREGVQVVGLRVNGNPLGLVDARFDHEGRLCFTPGLLEKAGLVTPGTIIQEGATPDQSCHDFLGAFPTTMVKLRPGTDEVTLVVPTQSLRDPQWDAGHFSKGGAAALFNYDVLGFDSRSRSAPSRFVSAYTEAGFNLEDWIVRSRQFYVSDNGKARTEHVYAYAQRDIAALQSTFQVGQISSHNPLFGGVQLSGLQFFPDGQSRVAVGSNNAVVEGLAQSQSRIEVRQSGVLIHSTLVPEGPFRLTGLPLLNGTSDLEVSVIDVRGARRSFVVPAASFAGAAPAAPGYYFSVGKLRKSAGEEGPSPVVAMGSGTWGLGRNSSAGFGLLSTDEYWSAGGTLSSVFFQRVSVAARQNLSRDGKSAVSGARSSVSVSSPVYANIDVNLSATSQTRGYREVLEAGRSYTADELGSRFKNQYTASLSWADPTLGVFSAGYTHGSQFDGRTTEHVSASWNKSFSHADVALIADSQVGGTRMGRDATLAGERNERAVEHDLSLRLQVSVPLGRDRRLNSYASRRGDRFTAGTALSERVNESVNYEVGVERDLNAREQSVRGNVDLLPRYTRVGLGVSRDPLGTSYTGQLQGGVVAHAGGLTFSPYAVQDTFGIVSVGQIGAAKVETPQGPVWTDYRGQAVIAGLPAYTNSRVEVQTQSLPKRVDLKNGTQMLTAGRGSFNAVNFDVVNVRRMLLTAHDQHGRPLPQGATVFGKGDRFLTSVVGDGMIFLNDVDEAQSLRVSLPDSSSCVLRIDLETQPDNDKFYATTSAVCHGR
- a CDS encoding amino acid ABC transporter permease, producing MSDFSFWDIVRNLAVGLQWTLLLSLVAFVGGGLIGLLVMTMRISRKAFPRHVARTYIELFQGTPLLMQLFLVFFGIALLGVDISPWLAAAIALTLFTSAYLAEIWRGCVESIAHGQWEASASLALNPLEQLRYVILPQALRIAVAPTVGFSVQVVKGTAVTSIIGFTELTKTGGMLANATFEPFMVYGLVALGYFLLCYPLSLSARYLERRLHASA
- a CDS encoding DUF1120 domain-containing protein, translating into MAVKFERLRLVLLCTVLAAPDVLADNCRLSVSQPRIDYGAIRTEARVERAALVLATRRLRVNVFCTEPAAMALRFVGVAADGQGFVLGRQGRFRLSLKHAQVDGRAVEWAASDLAGEPASGQLLPGQTLVARAAGLPIAGRRLTAQVDIDTELPAEALEVRDETHLEGHGRFELISPAVPPNQ
- a CDS encoding amino acid ABC transporter ATP-binding protein, translating into MPLLRISALHKYYGDHHVLKGIDLTVEEGQVVAIIGRSGSGKSTLLRTLNGLESINDGVIEVDGEYLDAARADLRSLRQKVGMVFQQFNLFPHLTVGENVMLAPQVVQKVPKAKAAQLARQMLERVGLGEKFDAFPDRLSGGQQQRVAIARALAMSPKVLLCDEITSALDPELVNEVLSVVRQLAKDGMTLIMVTHEMRFAREVGDKLVFMHQGKVHEVGDPKTLFANPKTPEFANFIGSVEQPG